The Cognaticolwellia beringensis genome segment TAAAGTCTGAGGAATCCCCACAAGTTTAAGAAGTAAGCGCTTGATATCTGGTAAAATGTTAATCACCACAAAAAACAAATATACCAAATACAAGCGCTATGCCTTCATTATCAGACTTATTCACCTTTGATTCAAACACTTTAGATCCTAGAATTACAAAATCTCTTTTTACTGCTGCTGATAGTCTCATCAATGGTGCGGCATTGACCTTAACCTCGATGGGAAGACACGCTGCTAGCTTGCAGGGTAAATCAGAAAAACACGCGATAAAACGTATCGATAGACTGCTTGGGAGTCAGCCTTTATATCAGAATAGGCAGTCATTTTACCAGGACATTGCACGGCTGTTTATTACGACACCCCACCCACTTATTCATGTGGACTGGTCCACCGTCTACAACTATAACTTCGTCATGCTCAGAGCCGCCATTTCTATTGGAGGACGTGCAGTTACGATCTATGAGGAAGTTCATCCTGAAAGTAAACACACGAACCACCAAGTACACTTGAACTTCATTGCTAATTTAAAAAAGATATTACCTGAAGATATTCAGCCTATTATATGCACGGATGCGGGCTTTAAAATCCCGTGGTTTAAAGCGATCGAGGCTCAGCAATGGTACTGGCTTGCAAGGACAAGAGGCACTGTAAAATGCCAACGTCAAGGTGAAAGCGATTGGCATTATGTGAGCAAATGTCACCATCTTGCGCTCTCTATAGCAAGTGAGCTCAAAGGCGTAATCTTATCAAAGGCTCATCAATTTGTTTGTCGTGGTGTCTTATTCAAAGGACGAAAGATGTATCGCCATAAGCTTAATCGAAAGGGCGTAACCACAAAATGTAAAACCAATATAAAGAGTTCAAAGTCAGCTAAAGAGCCTTGGTTCTTAGTATCTAATTTACCTAGAAATACATTTAAACCGCAGCATTTAGTGAATATGTATAAACGAAGAATGGCCATTGAAGAATCCTTTAGAGACTGTAAAAATGAATACTATGGCTTAGGCTTGTCTCGTAGTTTAAGCCGTTCAGTAGAAAGGCTGCAGGTTATTTTACTGTTAAGTATGATGGTTCAATTTTATCTATATTGTGTAGGCAAGGCAGCGGAATCAGCAGGCTATCATCGGCAATTCCAAGCAAACTCGGTGAAAACTAAGCGTGTGCTATCTTATGGGTATTTAGCGCTAAGGATCCTACAACATAAGCGGTATTATATATCGGATAAGATGATAATCAGTGCAATGAAGGCACTGATTCATGAAAGTTTATATTGAGAAACTTGTGGGGATCTCTCAGACTAAAGTCCAACCTACAGAGGGCTTACGGTTGGTTATTTAATGTTAGCGACTTGTACTCTGTTAACCACTATGGACTCTATTAACTTAATAGGTCTATACACTTCTGTCGTGGGTGTTATTCTGTCGCTCTGTATTCATGTTTATGGAAATTAAACCGCCTTGCTTATGGCAATTAAACCGCATTTTTTATCGTAATTACGGTTGAAGAATCACTCTTAATAACAAGATGTGGTAAATAATCACCATTTGCTATAAAAAACTTGCAACTAACTGTTTCAAAGTTAGGTAATATTCGCAACAATGGACGCAAGCAATTTTTTGCACAATATCTACATTCAATGACTTTAGCTTTATGTTTCTTCATTTTCTGTTTCTATTTCTTATTAACGCGCACAACAACGTTAATTAACTTTTATCATTTATAAGACTGCCATTATGAAAACTATCAACAAATCTTCAAAATTAAAAAATGTTTGCTATGAAATTCGCGGACAAGTTGCCGCAGAAGCCAAACGTTTAGAAGATGAGGGGCATAAAATCTTAAAGCTTAATATTGGCAACCCTGCGCCATTTGGCTTTGAAGCACCTGACGATATTTTAAAAGATGTTATTCATAACTTACCAACGGCCCAAGGTTATTGTGAGTCAAAAGGTATATACCCTGCACGGGTAGCGGTAATGCAGTACTTTCAACAAAACGGCATTTTAGATGTCAGTGTTGACGATATTTATATCGGTAACGGTGTTAGTGAACTTATTGTTATTGCCATGCAAGGCTTGTTAAATAATGGCGATGAGGTGTTGATTCCAGCACCTGATTATCCTTTATGGACTGCAGCTGTTGCTTTGTCTGGCGGTGAACCGGTGCATTATCATTGTGATGAAGAGAACCAGTGGTTTCCAGATTTAAAAGATATGGAAAGTAAAATAACGCCGAAGACTAAA includes the following:
- a CDS encoding IS4 family transposase — translated: MPSLSDLFTFDSNTLDPRITKSLFTAADSLINGAALTLTSMGRHAASLQGKSEKHAIKRIDRLLGSQPLYQNRQSFYQDIARLFITTPHPLIHVDWSTVYNYNFVMLRAAISIGGRAVTIYEEVHPESKHTNHQVHLNFIANLKKILPEDIQPIICTDAGFKIPWFKAIEAQQWYWLARTRGTVKCQRQGESDWHYVSKCHHLALSIASELKGVILSKAHQFVCRGVLFKGRKMYRHKLNRKGVTTKCKTNIKSSKSAKEPWFLVSNLPRNTFKPQHLVNMYKRRMAIEESFRDCKNEYYGLGLSRSLSRSVERLQVILLLSMMVQFYLYCVGKAAESAGYHRQFQANSVKTKRVLSYGYLALRILQHKRYYISDKMIISAMKALIHESLY